CTTGCCGCTGGTCGCCACCAGCCGAACCGCTTCCGCCTTAAACTCCGCCGTGTACCGGCGTCTTGAACTGCTCATCAAACACCTCCTCCGAGAGTATCAAAACTCTCTTATGAGGTGTCAACCAAATCGGGGGAGGATCAGCGTGCAATCTCGCATGCGTGTCACAGCGAATAATTGATCTCGCTTCGGTCCACTACAGGCTCTACGTAGGTGTAAATGACCACACAACTGGGAGGACCCGAATCTTGGTCATGGACTGCGACAGTGATGCAGTGATTGATACACTTGATCTTCCTTCCAGTGGCACGTTGTCTGATGTCTACGCGTCATCGGATGGGAAGTACCTCGTGGCAAATGCTTACGGAGTTCGCCCCGTCTGGGATCTAAGTACCAAAGCCGAAATCGGCATAGTACCAACGAGTTTTGTGAATGCTGAATTCGTCACTCATGACGATTCGGAGAGTCTAATCGTCACAGGATTAAGGCATTTCTGGGAACTAGAACTTCCGGACCTCGGGTCATATCAAATAGATAGCGTCGAGCTGGTAGGGGCGCGTCAGATCCCAGGGACCCATTACATAATCGGAACAAGCGATCGGCGTAGCTTATCTGAACCTCGTCAGATCACTTTGGTCTATGATGTCGAGACTCATGAAATCGTAGACACAATCATATTCAAGGTTACACCAGAGTCGGATGTGTTCTACGTTACTCATTTCGATCTATCTCCTGACGGGTCCAAATTCTATGGCGTTGGCAACTCCGCCGATTGCGTCTGTCTGATTGGATACGATCTAATTCGGGGTGAGCTTTTGTTCACGTTCCCGACGGATTCGCCTGGTGGCTTCCCGCGAGTAACTCCTGACGGAAATCAGGTGTGGTTAACGCACGGTGGGATATATGTTCTTGGACCTTGGCGACAATACATCTCGATTGTAGACGCGTCTAGTGGGGCGCGGATTGATACCATTTCGGTTCATAAAGATGATCTTGGCTGGCCACGGGCAGTTGCTCCTCGAGACATTAGGTTCTTGCCTGATGGCAAAAAGGCTTACGTGCGGTGTGGGGAACCAGGGACAGGGGGGCAGCCGCTCCTTGCAATAGATGCTCACTCGTTGGGAGTCCACATGATACTGTATGATGAAAGCCAAACACCTAATGGCATAGATATCGCTCCACAAATGTGAGGAGGCAATTAATGAGGACAGTTTTTGTGTTCGTAGTGTCAGCAATCCTCCTTTCGACTCCAGCAATCGCCGGCTGGCATGAATACGATCTGAGGGAGATTCGGTGTTTTACGGCAGGGTGGCCCTGACCGCGCTTTAGTTCTTGGTCAGGGCTTGCCGAATTCACTTCCCCCAGAGGTGCGTCCCGCGAACGCCGCATAACTGCCTCCCCGAGTCCGTCTCCGATTGAACTGTTTTCGGCCCTGCCCGACTGCCGCGCGGCAGGCGATAACTTTCTTCGCGTTCGCGATGAGATCTGAGCCCTCGGCGGCGCCTCCTGCACAACGAGCAACAAAACAGTTGCCTTATCCTTCGCCACCCGCTAATATGCAACCGACAGGTTGCATAAGACGCTCACACCATTGCCGGAGGTTGCCCCCATGGAACACAGTATCGTCAAGCAAATCGAACTGAAGGCACCGGCGGCCCGGGTCTGGCGCGCCCTGACCGATCACCGCGAGTTCGGCGAGTGGTTTCGGGTGAAGTTGGAGGGCCCGTTCGTGCCGGGGCAGACCGTGCGCGGCCAGATCACCTATCCCGGCTATGAGCACCTCCGGTTTGACGCCGTGGTGCAGAAGATGGTGCCCGAACGGCTCTTCTCATTTACATGGCATCCCTATGCCATCGAACCCGGAGTCGATTATTCGAAGGAGACGCCCACGCTGGTCGAATTCCGGCTCGAGAAGACCGCCACGGGGACGCTGCTGCAAGTGACCGAATCCGGATTCGACAAAATTCCCAGCGACCGGCGGCTCGAGGCGTTCCGCATGAACGAAGGCGGCTGGACGATTCAAATGCAGAACATCGAGACCCATGTCGCGCAAAACCCGTAGCAGCAACCCGACAATACGGCGCAATCACGCTCCGGCCTTTGCCGCGCTCGGCGACCAGACGCGGCTGTCGCTGGTCGCCCGGCTCTCGGTCGGACCGCCGCGTTCGATCTCCCAACTGACCGTGGGCTCGCGGCTGACCCGTCAGGCGATCACCAAGCACCTGCGCGTCTTAGAGAGCGCGGGAATCGTGCGCCATGTCCGTGCCGGACGCGAGACCCTGTTTGAATTCGATCCGGAGCCGCTGGAAGGACTCAGCACGTATCTCAAACTCGTTTCCAAGCAGTGGGATCAGGCGCTCGCGCGATTGCAGGCGCATGTCGAAGGCCCCGTGAAGAAAAGAAGATAAGCCGCGGCCCGGACGGCCCGTGTCAGGACCCGGCAGCTCCTGTCTCGATCTTTACCGAATCTTGACCCCGACAGCCCCGTAAGTCTGCTTGACAAAGCAGCTTCGCGGGCGTAAACCTACCCTGCGGGCCGAGGGCGGGTTGCCCTGAGTCCCACGGTTACTTCTCGTTCGCAGGCGTCGGCAGCACACCGCGAGCATCAGGCACCCAAAGATCTTCAGGAGGAAGATCGCATGAAGACCACCCTACTTCGTCTCAGCGGCGCGCTCTGTCTTCTGATCCCCACCAGCGCCTGGGGGGCCAACCACGTGTTGGTCGAATCCAAGTCGGTGGCGCTGGGCGCCGCCGGGGTCACGATCGGCGTTTATGTGGAAAACGATGTGCAGCTCAACGCGATCGTGATCCCACTGGAGTTCCGTGAGATCACGACGTCCGGCGGCTACATGACCAACACGCTCACGGTCGATGCCGCCAATCGTTTCACGACCTCGCTCATCGGCTTCGTCACCAAGAACTTCTATCCCGATGAGGACAACACCAACCCTCTGCTGTGTGGTGGGTCGGGGTACATGTTCTTCAGCGCCGTCGACTTCATCAGTCCCGACGCCTTCATGTACAGCGCCGTTCAGGTCTCCGATCCGTGCCTGCCGGTCGGCAACGACGGCGTTCCGCCCGGAGGGACGCCATCGCTCATCATCACCTTCGATGTCACCAATGTCGACGGCCTCTTCGAGATCGACTCGACCTGCACGACCCCGGGCAATCACCTTGTGTATTCGCAGTGCGGCCCCGGGACGCCGGTCGTGCCCACCTTCACGCGCGGACTGGTCACGATCGGCAACCCAGTATTCCCGCCAGAGGTGTCCGACATTCCCGACCAGACAATCGACGAGGGGAGCACCTTCGCGCAGATCAATCTGAACGACTATGTGGTCGATCCCGACAACACCGATGCCGAGATGACCTGGACAGCGACCGGCCAATCGCAACTCGGTGTGGTGATTAGTCCCGGCAAGATCGCCACCATCCTCATCCCCAACCCCGACTGGTTCGGCAGCGAAACGATCACATTTCGCGCGACCGATCTCGACTTGCAGTTCGATGAAGACGCGGCGACCTTCACGGTCAACCCGGTCAACGACCCGCCGGTCTGGGGCCCCATCTCGAATAAGTTTGTCGAAGCCGGCAAGACCCTCGCGTTTGCCGTCGGCGCGACCGACATCGACGACGATTCTCTCGACATCACGATGGAGGGAGCTCCGGCCGCCGCAACCCTGGCGGACAACGGCGTGGGGCTGGCATTGTTCAACTGGCTCACGACGTGCGCCGATGAGGGCGTCCACATGGCGACCTTCATCGTCTCCGACGGTGATTTGGCCGACACTGCGACCATCACCATTACGGTCACGCCCAACCCCGACACTCTGGTCGCCAACCCCGGTTCTCTCGATTTTGTGATCGAGTACGGAACCGATCCCGCCGCCAAGCTCGTTAACGTGACGGATCCGGGATGCGGCGAAATCCCATGGGAAGTCGAGGTGAACCAACCGTGGGTCCTCTTGTCCATCGATACGGGATTCACACCGGGCAGCTTCACGGTCGACATCGACACGGCGGGGCTGTACCCCAACGAGTACAACGCGATCATCACGCTGCGCGAGCGCACGGTCGAACCGGACCCCATAGAAATTACCATCCCCGTCCATGTCTCCGTCGAGTCGGACGTCTGTCTGTGTCCCTGCCAGGGCGATTGGGATTGTGACGACATCATCGACGTGTTCGATGTCATCCATTGCGTCGATGTCGCCTTCCGCAACTACCCTGAGCTGGGATTCTCGTCGTGTCCGTTCTCGGTGCTGGATGCCAATTGCGACTGCGCCATCGACGTGTTCGACGTTGTCGTGCTGGTCGATCACGCTTTCCGTGCGGATTATTCGCCGATTTGCGGATTCGATGACCCGTGCGAGGCGCCCGATTGTAGTCCGTCGCATTAGACGCCGCATCATCCGAATGGGCTTCCGATGCGCCCCGGTCATGAGACCGGGGCGTTTTCTTTGGGGTCAGACCGCGGCGTCGAGAGCGGCACGCGTCGCTGTGGGCAAACTTGCCCTTGGCCGGATGTCTCGGCAATGTATCTTGACAATTCACATGACAATGTCCCCTCCCGATCATCCCGTCCCGTTTGATTTCGGTGGATTTGAATCGGTTCAAAATCACGCACATCGTGTCCTGATGCTGGACTACGACGGCACGCTCGCGCCCTTTCGCGCCGAACGCATGGCCGCGGTTCCGTATGAGGGTGTGCGGGAGCGACTGGACGCGATATCCACACGACCCGAAAGCCGGCTCGTCATCGTCTCGGGCCGGCCGGTGACCGAGGTGGTCGCGCTGCTGGATGTCCGATTTCCGATTGAGATCTGGGGCGCTCATGGTTGGCAACGTCAACATGCGGATGGAAAAATCGAGGAGTGGTCACCGCCCGGCAGCGTGCGAGACGTGCTGCAGCGCGCGCTGGCGTCCGTCCCGTCTCGGATCCCCAGGGACGCGCTGGAGTCGAAGACCGCGTCGGTGGCGCTGCACACCCGTCGCTTGCCGCCTGCGGAAGGCCAACGCTGCATCGAGGTCCTGTACCCGATCTGGGAGCGACTCGTTGACGGAACCCCGCTGCAATTGCGACGCTTCGACGGCGGTATCGAAGTCAGGTCGATGGCCCGATCCAAGGGCGATGCGGTATCAACGTTGAAGGCCGAGTGCCGGCCCGATGCGTTTTTCGCTTATCTCGGAGACGATGAGACCGACGAAGATGCATTTGCCCGACTCAGCACGACCGATTGGGCGATTCTGGTACGCCCGGAAGTTCGTCCCAGTCGGGCGCGATACTGGCTGAGGCCGCCGGGGGAGCTTTTGGATTTTCTGGCTGGGTGGACGCGGGACCGTTGAAATGATAGATTGATCGGATCAGCGGTAGACACGCCGGCCACCATCAGTGTGTGGTCGGCCGCATCGTCGAACCGTTCGTTCGGATCGTCGATATGACGAATCAAAAGTCAGCGCGACTGTTTGTTGTCTCCAACCGGCTGCCGGTCGCTGTCATCTCCGAAGGCGGCCGATGGACACTGGGTCCCGTAGCCGGCGGGCTGGTCACCGCGATGGCTCCGATCATGGAGCGCAATCACGGGGTCTGGATCGGCTGGCCCGGCTGCGGCCCGGAAGTTCCCTTTGGTCCGCTCCTCGAACGGTTTAATCAGGAACACCGCTATCAGCTTGTCCCGATACCGTTGAGCAAACACGAGGAGGAAGGGTACTATCGCGGCTTCGCCAACGAGGCGATTTGGCCGTTATTCCATGATTTGCTGGGGCATTGCCGCTTTGAAGCCGACACTTGGGCGGCGTATGTCGATGTCAACAAACGGTTTGCCGAGGTGATCGCCTCCGACCTCGACCGGCAATCACTCGTTTGGGTGCATGACTATCAACTGCTGCTGGTTGGCGCCGATCTGCGCGCAGCGGGCGTCAGACGGCCGATCTCATTCTTCCTGCACATCCCCTTTCCTTCGCTGGACCTGTTTCGACGCATGCCGTGGAAACACCTGATCATACGCGCGCTGCTGGCTTACGATCAGATCGGCTTTCAGACAATCCGTGACCGCCAAAACTTCCTGCAATGTGTGCGCGGACTGGTCCCCGAAACGTCGGTCAGCATGGGGCGGCGCGGGGGCGAGCTGGAATTCGAGGGACGCACGATCAAGGTCGGCTCCTTTCCGATCAGCATCGACTTCGACGAATTCGATGAGGGGGCGCGTCGCATGGAGGTCGCCGAGGCCTCGTGGTATTTGCGTGAACGCTACCGCGTCGGAAAACTGATTCTCGGCATTGATCGTCTGGACTACACCAAGGGCATACCCGAGACGTTTCTCTCCTTCGAGCGCGCGCTGGAGAAGTATCCCCAGATGCAGGGGAGCGTCTCGCTGATTCAGATCGTAGTTCCCAGCCGGACCCATGTCCCCGACTATCGCGATCTCAAGTCGCTGCTGGACCAACTCTCAGGCCGGATCAACTCGCGGTTCTCGCGGCACGGATGGGTGCCCATACATTACTTGTATCGCGCCCTGGATCGGACCGAGCTGTTGGCGCACTACCGCGCGAGCGACATCGCGCTGGTGACGCCGTTGCGCGACGGCATGAACCTCGTCGCCAAGGAGTACTGCGTCAGTTCCGTCGAAGAACGCGGCGTGCTGATCCTCAGCGAGTTCGCCGGAGCGGCCGAACAACTGGGGCGCGGCGCGCTGTGCGTCAACCCGTACGACCGCGAGGGATGCGCGGATGCAATCCACCAGGCCTACTCCATGAATGAACGGGAGCAACAGTCGCGGATGAAGCTTCTGAGATCGCAAATTCGACGCAACGACGTCCATCGTTGGTTGCAGACAGTTCTGGCCATGCCGCAGGGCGGACGTCTTGAGGGCTTGCCGGAAGCCACGGCGGAGCCCGCCGACACGCGCGCCTGATTTCGGAATCATCAAACCGGACCGCGCAAGTCCACGAACGGAAACAGCTTGCCGCCGCAGATTCGTTGCCCGATACTCATTTTTCTCTTTTGGAAGTGACACAAACTCATTAGTCTTACCGAATTCGCGTCCGCAATGTCGGACCTAAATGATGTTGAACAGATCCAGGGAAGGAGCTTTGATCCGATGAAGTATACCTACGTAATGACGTTCACGGCGGTGTGCGCCGTCTCGATAATGACAGGATGCGGCGGAGGCGGTGACTCCACGACCCAAACGCCGCCCGCAACCCCACAGCAGCAGACCCAGCAGGCGACACCGCCGAAGGCCGCCACTGCCACGCTCGCCGGGTCTGTGACTTTCTCCGGCACAGCCCCCAAGAACACGCGCATCCGCATGGATTCCGATCCCGTCTGCGGAAAGCTCCATTCCGAGCCGGTCTTCACCGAAGAGTACATCGTCGGCAGCGGCGGGGAGCTCGCCAATGTATTCGTTTATGTCAAGTCGGGTCTGGACGGCCAAGGCTTCCCCGCCACCGCCGACACGGTGATCTTCGACCAAAGGGGATGCCATTACGATCCGCATGTTTTCGGCCTTCGTGTCAATCAACCGCTGGCGATTCTCAACAGCGATCCGACGCTGCACAATGTCCACGCGCTCGCCAAGAACAGCCGCGAATTCAACCTGGCCATGCCCAAAGAGGGGATGCGCGTGACCAAGTCCTTCAGCGAACCCGAAGTCATGGTCAAGATCAAGTGCGATGTCCACTCGTGGATGGCGGCCTATGCCGGTGTCCTGCCACACCCGCACTTCGATGTCACCGATGAATCCGGGCGCTTCTCGATCGGACCCCTGCCGCCGGGCACCTATGAACTGGAGGCATGGCACGAGAAAGCCGGAACGATGACGCAGACCGTCACCGTCGGCGACGGCGAGACATCAGCCACGGCATTCACATTCGGAGCGTCCGGCACCTGATCCACTGCGGCTGCCACAGCCGCGGCGCGGCCGCGGCATCGGTTCTGCCATCTTGAGGAATCATGAGTCAGCAGGAAACGCTCCACACTCACGACATCCAGACGCCGCACCCCGAAGCGCATCACCAACCGCTCGGATTCTGGCGGCACTATATCTTCTCGACCGATCACAAGCTGATCGGGATCCAATACGCCATCACATCGCTGGTGTTTTTGTTGTTCGGGTTTTTCCTGATGATGATGATGCGCTGGCAACTCGCCTTCCCCGGAGAAGTGATGCCGTTGATCGGCGGGCTCTTCGGGGAGTCGGCGATGCCCGGCGGGATCATGGTGCCGGAGTTTTACAATTCGTTGGGCGCGATGCACGGCACCATCATGGTGTTCCTGGGAATCGTGCCGCTCGGCGTCGGCGCTTTCGGCAACTATGTCATGCCGCTGCAGATCGGGGCGCCGGATATGGCGTTCCCGAAGCTGAACATGGCCAGCTATTGGATCTATTTGGTCGGCGGCATCGTGATGTTCGCCGGCTTTTTTGTCCCCGGCGGAGCCGCCAACTCGGGCTGGACCTCGTATGCGCCGCTGGCCAACATCGCGACCACCGGCCAGACCGTCTGGCTGCTGGGCATGGTTTTCCTGATCACATCGTCGCTTCTGGGCTCGGTCAACTTCATCACCACGATCATTCAGTTGCGCGCGCCCGGACTGTCGCTGATGCGTCTGCCTTTTTTCGTGTGGGCGCAGTTCGTGACCGCCTTCCTGCTGCTACTGGCTTTCCCGCCGCTGGAAGCGGCGGGCGTCATGCAACTGATGGATCGGCTCGCGGGCACGAGCTTCTTTCTGCCCAGCGGCCTGGTCGTCAGCGGCGAACTGCTGACCAACTCCGGCGGCGGCAGCCCGCTGTTGTGGCAACATTTATTCTGGTTTCTCGCGCATCCGGAAGTGTACGTCCTGATCCTTCCGGCCATCGGCATCGTCGCCGAGATCCTGGCGAACAACACCCGCAAGCCGCTGTGGGGATACAAATCGCTGGTCTTCTCGGCGATCTTTCTGGGCTTCATGTCGTTCGTCGTCTGGGCGCATCATATGTTCCTGACCGGCATGGGAACCACGATCAGTTCTTTCTTCCAGGCGACGACGATGATTATCTCGATCCCCTCGGTCATCATCATCTCGGTTTTCATCATCACGCTGTGGGGCGGCTCGATCCGTTTCACGACCCCGATGCTTTTCGCCATCGCCTTCATTCCGATGTTCGGCATCGGCGGATTGACCGGCTTGCCGCTGGGACTGTCGACGGCCGACATTCACTTGCACGACACCTACTATGTCATCGGACACTTCCATTATGTCGTCGCCCCCGGCACCATTCTCGCCTTATTCGGCGGCCTGTATTACTG
This genomic interval from Candidatus Zixiibacteriota bacterium contains the following:
- the otsB gene encoding trehalose-phosphatase; amino-acid sequence: MTMSPPDHPVPFDFGGFESVQNHAHRVLMLDYDGTLAPFRAERMAAVPYEGVRERLDAISTRPESRLVIVSGRPVTEVVALLDVRFPIEIWGAHGWQRQHADGKIEEWSPPGSVRDVLQRALASVPSRIPRDALESKTASVALHTRRLPPAEGQRCIEVLYPIWERLVDGTPLQLRRFDGGIEVRSMARSKGDAVSTLKAECRPDAFFAYLGDDETDEDAFARLSTTDWAILVRPEVRPSRARYWLRPPGELLDFLAGWTRDR
- a CDS encoding cbb3-type cytochrome c oxidase subunit I — translated: MSQQETLHTHDIQTPHPEAHHQPLGFWRHYIFSTDHKLIGIQYAITSLVFLLFGFFLMMMMRWQLAFPGEVMPLIGGLFGESAMPGGIMVPEFYNSLGAMHGTIMVFLGIVPLGVGAFGNYVMPLQIGAPDMAFPKLNMASYWIYLVGGIVMFAGFFVPGGAANSGWTSYAPLANIATTGQTVWLLGMVFLITSSLLGSVNFITTIIQLRAPGLSLMRLPFFVWAQFVTAFLLLLAFPPLEAAGVMQLMDRLAGTSFFLPSGLVVSGELLTNSGGGSPLLWQHLFWFLAHPEVYVLILPAIGIVAEILANNTRKPLWGYKSLVFSAIFLGFMSFVVWAHHMFLTGMGTTISSFFQATTMIISIPSVIIISVFIITLWGGSIRFTTPMLFAIAFIPMFGIGGLTGLPLGLSTADIHLHDTYYVIGHFHYVVAPGTILALFGGLYYWYPKVTGRKMNDVLGKIHFWGTFVCMNVIFMPMFIQGLAGVSRRLYDGGQQYAHAQGVLEWNLVMSIGAWTMAVFQIPFIWNFFWSIRKGKKVSDNVWEATTLEWTAAPSPPPHGNFTTLPSVHRGPYEYSVPGAPTDFTPQNEPARA
- a CDS encoding trehalose-6-phosphate synthase produces the protein MTNQKSARLFVVSNRLPVAVISEGGRWTLGPVAGGLVTAMAPIMERNHGVWIGWPGCGPEVPFGPLLERFNQEHRYQLVPIPLSKHEEEGYYRGFANEAIWPLFHDLLGHCRFEADTWAAYVDVNKRFAEVIASDLDRQSLVWVHDYQLLLVGADLRAAGVRRPISFFLHIPFPSLDLFRRMPWKHLIIRALLAYDQIGFQTIRDRQNFLQCVRGLVPETSVSMGRRGGELEFEGRTIKVGSFPISIDFDEFDEGARRMEVAEASWYLRERYRVGKLILGIDRLDYTKGIPETFLSFERALEKYPQMQGSVSLIQIVVPSRTHVPDYRDLKSLLDQLSGRINSRFSRHGWVPIHYLYRALDRTELLAHYRASDIALVTPLRDGMNLVAKEYCVSSVEERGVLILSEFAGAAEQLGRGALCVNPYDREGCADAIHQAYSMNEREQQSRMKLLRSQIRRNDVHRWLQTVLAMPQGGRLEGLPEATAEPADTRA
- a CDS encoding Ig-like domain-containing protein, encoding MKTTLLRLSGALCLLIPTSAWGANHVLVESKSVALGAAGVTIGVYVENDVQLNAIVIPLEFREITTSGGYMTNTLTVDAANRFTTSLIGFVTKNFYPDEDNTNPLLCGGSGYMFFSAVDFISPDAFMYSAVQVSDPCLPVGNDGVPPGGTPSLIITFDVTNVDGLFEIDSTCTTPGNHLVYSQCGPGTPVVPTFTRGLVTIGNPVFPPEVSDIPDQTIDEGSTFAQINLNDYVVDPDNTDAEMTWTATGQSQLGVVISPGKIATILIPNPDWFGSETITFRATDLDLQFDEDAATFTVNPVNDPPVWGPISNKFVEAGKTLAFAVGATDIDDDSLDITMEGAPAAATLADNGVGLALFNWLTTCADEGVHMATFIVSDGDLADTATITITVTPNPDTLVANPGSLDFVIEYGTDPAAKLVNVTDPGCGEIPWEVEVNQPWVLLSIDTGFTPGSFTVDIDTAGLYPNEYNAIITLRERTVEPDPIEITIPVHVSVESDVCLCPCQGDWDCDDIIDVFDVIHCVDVAFRNYPELGFSSCPFSVLDANCDCAIDVFDVVVLVDHAFRADYSPICGFDDPCEAPDCSPSH
- a CDS encoding carboxypeptidase regulatory-like domain-containing protein, encoding MKYTYVMTFTAVCAVSIMTGCGGGGDSTTQTPPATPQQQTQQATPPKAATATLAGSVTFSGTAPKNTRIRMDSDPVCGKLHSEPVFTEEYIVGSGGELANVFVYVKSGLDGQGFPATADTVIFDQRGCHYDPHVFGLRVNQPLAILNSDPTLHNVHALAKNSREFNLAMPKEGMRVTKSFSEPEVMVKIKCDVHSWMAAYAGVLPHPHFDVTDESGRFSIGPLPPGTYELEAWHEKAGTMTQTVTVGDGETSATAFTFGASGT
- a CDS encoding helix-turn-helix domain-containing protein, translating into MSRKTRSSNPTIRRNHAPAFAALGDQTRLSLVARLSVGPPRSISQLTVGSRLTRQAITKHLRVLESAGIVRHVRAGRETLFEFDPEPLEGLSTYLKLVSKQWDQALARLQAHVEGPVKKRR
- a CDS encoding SRPBCC family protein, coding for MEHSIVKQIELKAPAARVWRALTDHREFGEWFRVKLEGPFVPGQTVRGQITYPGYEHLRFDAVVQKMVPERLFSFTWHPYAIEPGVDYSKETPTLVEFRLEKTATGTLLQVTESGFDKIPSDRRLEAFRMNEGGWTIQMQNIETHVAQNP